The region CGAGGGTGCGGAGCTGAGCGCCGAGGCGAAGCGCATCGTGGCCGAAGCGACCGCGGCCGTCGACGCGGCCACGCGGGACCGCGCAGCCGTCGCATCGGCGCTGCCCGCCGAACTGCTGGCGATGTACGACCGGCTCGCTCAGCGCAGCGCCGGCGCCGCGTTCCTGCGGCGCGGCACGTGCGAAGGATGCCGCATGGTGCTCTCCGGCACAGACCTGCAGATGCTCCGGCGCACCGAGGACGAGGTCATCGTGAACTGCCCGGAGTGCGGATGCATCCTGGTCCGGGACGGCGAGTCCGGACTGTGAACGTCGCGGGCGTCCGTCATGGACGTCACTGACACCGCAAGCTGGGTCGTCCTCGGCCGATCGGCCGGCGATGCCGTCGCGGTGCACCTCGACGCCGACGGCGCGGAGGTGCGGCGTGAGCGCATCGCCCTGACGGCGCTCCCCGGCCGGGTGCGTGAGATCGAGGCGAGCGCCGCGCCCCGCTGGGTCTGGGGAGACACCCCCGGTTGGTACGAGCCGCTCCTCGCCGCAGGGGTGCGTGTCGCCCGATGCCATGACCTGCGCCTGGCCCACGCCATCCTCCGGTGGGCGGCCTCGGTCGACTCGGCCGCCGAGGTGCGGCGATCCACCGCATGGGATGCTGCGCCGGCTGTCGAGTCGGGCCCGGCCACCGCGACGCTGTTCGATCTCGACGACGAAGCGTCGGCGGATGGTCCGCCGAGCGACATCGCCGCGGCGGAGTCCGAATTCGTCCGCCAGCGCGACGCCGTGGCCTCGAGCACCGAGCCGTCGCGGCTCCGCCTCCTCCTTGCCGCAGAGTCCGCCGGCGCGCTCATCGCGAGCGAGATGCGCGCCGCGGGCCTGCCCTGGGACGCAGCCGAGCACGACCGCATCCTCACCCGCACGCTCGGTGAGCGCTCCGCCGGCGGAACGCCCGCGCACGTGGCGGCAGCGGCCGCACGCGTCCGGGCGGCGCTGGGCGATCCGTCACTGAGCATCGATTCGCAGCCGAAGCTGCTGCGTGCGCTTCACCGCGCGGGCGTCCTGGTCGAGTCCACCAGCAGGTGGGAGCTCGCCGAGCAGCGGCATCCGGTGATCGAGCCGCTCCTCGAGTACAAGAAGCTCGCCCGGCTGCAGTCGGCGAACGGCTGGGCGTGGCTCGCGGAATGGGTGCACGATGGACGCTTCCGCCCCGTCTACGTGCCGGGCGGTGTCGTGACCGGCCGCTGGGCGTCGTCGGGCGGCGGCGCGCTCCAGCTGCCGCGACAACTGCGCGCGGCGGTGCGCGCCGACGAGGGGTGGACGCTCGTCGTCGCCGACGTCGCACAGCTCGAGCCGCGGGTGCTCGCCGCGATGTCGTCGGATTCCGCGCTGGTCGCTGCGGCGCGCGGCCGCGACCTCTACGCCGGCATCGTCGAGGGCGGTGCGATCGCCGATCGCGCGGATGCGAAGATCGCCATGCTCGGCGCGATGTACGGCGCCACGAGCGGTCAGAGCGGTCGCCTGGTGCCCCGGCTGCGCCGCGCCTACCCGCGCGCGATGGGGCTCGTCGACGAGGCTGCCCGGATCGGCGAAGACGGGGGAGTGGTATCGACCTGGCTGGGCCGCTCGTCACCCCCGCCGTCCGACGGGTGGCGCGAGATGCAGTCGCGCGCGTCGCAGGTCGAGACGACGAGCGCCGATGTCGACCGCGCGCGGCGCCATGCCCGCGATCGCGGCCGGTTCACGCGCAACTTCGTGGTGCAGGGCACCGCTGCCGAGTGGGCGCTGTGCTGGCTGGCAGAGCTGCGCACGCGGCTCGCCGCCCTGCCGCCGGTCTCGGCCTCACCCGCCGTGCACTCCGGGCCGGCGTTCGCGCGGCATCCTCACGTCGCGTTCTTCCTCCACGACGAGGTCATCGTGCACACCCCGCGCGAGCATGCGGATGCGGCAGCTCGTGCCGTGACGGATGCGGCGGCTCAGGCGGCACGCATCCTGTTCGGTGACTTCCCCATCGACTTCCCGCTCGACATCCGCATCGACGCCACCGCCTCGAAAGGCTGAGCGGTCACCCGCAGGTCGGGGAGAGCGCCTCGTACTGCGCGTCGCCGAACAGTGGGGTGTGCAGGACGTGGAGGTCGTCGGACGCCGCCTCGTGCACGAAGCGGAACTCCGCGTGCAGGGTCTCTCCGGGCGAGACCGTCATCCGAGCGGCGCTCGACGGGAAGCCGTTGTCCTCCACGTCCGTCGAGACGACCCGCTCCCCGTCGACCGTGACCCCGCCCGCGAACGCGTCAGCGGGCCCCGCGACCGTCACGTTGGTCGCGATGTCGCCGATGGGCACGCCGACGATGCCACCGCCGGTGATCCACCACGGGAGTTCGGCGGCCATCTCGGGAGTCACTCTGCTGCCCAGATC is a window of Microbacterium terrae DNA encoding:
- a CDS encoding bifunctional 3'-5' exonuclease/DNA polymerase; amino-acid sequence: MDVTDTASWVVLGRSAGDAVAVHLDADGAEVRRERIALTALPGRVREIEASAAPRWVWGDTPGWYEPLLAAGVRVARCHDLRLAHAILRWAASVDSAAEVRRSTAWDAAPAVESGPATATLFDLDDEASADGPPSDIAAAESEFVRQRDAVASSTEPSRLRLLLAAESAGALIASEMRAAGLPWDAAEHDRILTRTLGERSAGGTPAHVAAAAARVRAALGDPSLSIDSQPKLLRALHRAGVLVESTSRWELAEQRHPVIEPLLEYKKLARLQSANGWAWLAEWVHDGRFRPVYVPGGVVTGRWASSGGGALQLPRQLRAAVRADEGWTLVVADVAQLEPRVLAAMSSDSALVAAARGRDLYAGIVEGGAIADRADAKIAMLGAMYGATSGQSGRLVPRLRRAYPRAMGLVDEAARIGEDGGVVSTWLGRSSPPPSDGWREMQSRASQVETTSADVDRARRHARDRGRFTRNFVVQGTAAEWALCWLAELRTRLAALPPVSASPAVHSGPAFARHPHVAFFLHDEVIVHTPREHADAAARAVTDAAAQAARILFGDFPIDFPLDIRIDATASKG